One window from the genome of Cryptomeria japonica chromosome 6, Sugi_1.0, whole genome shotgun sequence encodes:
- the LOC131048181 gene encoding putative UDP-rhamnose:rhamnosyltransferase 1, whose translation MENVEKELHVLMFSWLAKGHILPFLELAKRLAHHAVKITFLSTPSNISWITPLLFQDTELLQIDLVELALPTVEGLPEGAESTADVPVELHDLLKIALDKLEKPFEDLLQRLSPDYVLYDFSRYWVATVAAKISIPAGLFYIVNAAFCSYALLPSRCKDDGTTVTELTAPPPGYPSSVIAWQPFEARYMLGVYNGPRGEILPIHRCLRSMQGSAFIAIRSAFPIEGKFIRFLEAATGKAVVPVGFLAPEIPHAKKLSEQESFCLICAMALGIEATGLPFLWVLRFPRFSDCNTQKFSDEKSKVSALLPEGFESRTGHRGVVYTAWAPQLQILAHQSVGGFLSHSGWSSIVEAVKFGVKLVLLPLNIDQGINARLAGGELEVGVEVERQEDGSFTDEQIRTAVVKVMNEQDQARELKSKMSEMKWKTFGEGESEERCIKELIERIRMCKAPNLATN comes from the exons ATGGAGAACGTAGAGAAGGAACTGCATGTGCTGATGTTTTCCTGGCTCGCCAAAGGTCACATCTTGCCCTTCCTAGAGCTCGCCAAAAGGCTGGCTCATCATGCTGTCAAAATCACCTTTCTTTCCACCCCGTCTAATATTTCCTGGATCACACCACTGCTCTTTCAGGACACAGAGCTGCTGCAGATCGATCTTGTGGAGTTAGCGCTGCCCACTGTGGAGGGTCTGCCGGAGGGCGCAGAGAGCACCGCCGACGTTCCAGTCGAATTGCACGATTTACTAAAGATTGCTCTGGACAAATTGGAGAAGCCTTTCGAAGATCTCCTCCAAAGGCTTTCACCCGATTATGTACTCTACGATTTTTCACGGTACTGGGTTGCCACCGTCGCCGCCAAGATCAGTATTCCCGCAGGGCTGTTCTACATTGTTAACGCCGCCTTCTGCAGCTACGCTCTTCTACCGAGCAGATGCAAAGACGACGGCACCACGGTGACTGAACTGACGGCGCCGCCACCGGGATACCCATCTTCTGTCATCGCTTGGCAGCCCTTCGAAGCGCGATACATGTTGGGAGTCTACAATGGCCCGAGAGGAGAAATCCTACCGATCCACCGATGTCTGAGATCAATGCAAGGATCGGCCTTTATAGCCATCAGATCCGCTTTTCCTATCGAAGGCAAGTTTATAAGATTTTTGGAGGCGGCCACGGGTAAGGCGGTGGTTCCGGTGGGTTTTTTGGCGCCCGAAATTCCCCATGCGAAGAAGCTTTCTGAGCAAGAGTCCTTCTGCCTC ATTTGTGCCATGGCGCTTGGTATAGAGGCGACCGGGCTCCCCTTTCTATGGGTGCTGCGCTTCCCTCGGTTTTCTGACTGCAACACCCAAAAATTCTCCGACGAGAAGAGCAAAGTGTCGGCTTTATTGCCCGAGGGCTTCGAATCTCGAACAGGGCATAGAGGGGTTGTGTACACAGCGTGGGCCCCGCAGCTTCAGATTCTGGCTCATCAATCGGTTGGGGGATTTCTGAGCCATTCCGGGTGGAGTTCTATTGTGGAGGCTGTGAAATTTGGGGTTAAGCTTGTGCTGCTACCGTTGAACATCGACCAAGGAATCAACGCCAGGCTTGCGGGCGGTGAACTGGAGGTGGGCGTGGAGGTTGAAAGGCAAGAGGATGGGAGTTTCACAGACGAGCAGATTCGAACTGCAGTCGTCAAGGTGATGAATGAACAAGACCAGGCAAGGGAATTGAAGTCAAAAATGAGtgagatgaaatggaagacattcGGCGAAGGTGAAAGTGAAGAGAGGTGTATAAAGGAGTTGATTGAACGCATCCGTATGTGTAAAGCACCGAATCTGGCAACAAACTGA